A window of Cryptomeria japonica chromosome 3, Sugi_1.0, whole genome shotgun sequence contains these coding sequences:
- the LOC131043891 gene encoding glutaredoxin-C1, translating to MQYHARAYQFGEGSYGERTSLQLSGQSEQSSRMMSPLERIERLASENAVVVFSISSCCMCHVVKRLFCGLGVNPTVYEIDEEHGGKEMEKALLRLLGSGQSVPAVFVGGKLVGGLDRVMASHINGSLVPLLKEAGALWL from the coding sequence ATGCAGTATCACGCAAGAGCTTATCAGTTTGGTGAGGGTTCCTATGGCGAGAGGACATCGCTTCAGCTTTCTGGGCAATCGGAGCAGTCGTCGAGGATGATGTCGCCGCTAGAGAGAATCGAACGCTTGGCGTCTGAGAATGCCGTGGTGGTTTTCAGCATTAGTTCGTGCTGTATGTGCCATGTTGTGAAGCGGCTCTTCTGCGGGTTGGGAGTGAATCCGACTgtttatgagattgatgaagagCACGGCGGGAAGGAGATGGAAAAGGCTCTGCTCAGATTGCTCGGCAGCGGCCAGTCTGTGCCCGCTGTGTTCGTTGGGGGAAAGCTTGTCGGCGGTCTCGACCGTGTAATGGCGTCTCATATTAATGGCTCCCTTGTTCCTTTGTTGAAGGAAGCTGGAGCATTGTGGCTCTGA